In the Streptomyces sp. cg36 genome, one interval contains:
- a CDS encoding alpha/beta hydrolase, translating into MAARTTAGAAAAALALLALAVPARADGGPPDLTRFYGQRLSWGGCDVKDAPPEMRCARLTVPIDYARPADGTIELAVARVRATGTGAEGAAPKGSLVFNFGGPGASGLTGLGGFLADTAALARAYDRVSFDPRGVGRSAPVRCGPEAERDGGDSSDDPPADAAEARKELVAQARRTAEECRAATGKVLPYVGTINASRDLDVLRQALGDRKLNYFGISYGTRLGAVYAAQFPGRAGRLVLDAVDSLTADAAQSALAQATAFQKGLDAFLADCAAQGATCPLGATVAAVTGALDDTVARLDRTPAKTASGADFTAADLRTSITDSLYAEQLWPLLAQGIADLRATGDPAALDRINKEFAGEDENGERAADDNSREALLAVNCADDPTRAKDPAAELASLEDRFTKASPMFGPDQVAAAVSCTGWPAGTDYIRRINRTGAPPVLLVGTRGDPATPYQWAGETARRLGRGVVLTYEGEGHGGYAASQCVRAAADAFLLAGTLPAEGASCARETPPEH; encoded by the coding sequence ATGGCCGCACGCACGACCGCGGGCGCCGCCGCTGCCGCGCTGGCGCTGCTCGCCCTCGCGGTCCCGGCACGGGCCGACGGCGGCCCGCCCGATCTGACCCGCTTCTACGGCCAGCGCCTCTCCTGGGGCGGCTGCGACGTGAAGGACGCGCCACCCGAGATGCGGTGCGCCCGGCTGACCGTGCCCATCGACTACGCGCGGCCCGCCGACGGCACCATCGAGCTGGCGGTGGCCCGGGTGCGGGCGACCGGGACCGGGGCCGAGGGGGCCGCCCCCAAGGGCTCGCTGGTCTTCAACTTCGGCGGCCCCGGCGCCTCCGGCCTCACGGGGCTCGGCGGCTTCCTCGCCGACACGGCCGCGCTGGCCCGCGCGTACGACCGGGTGAGCTTCGACCCCCGGGGCGTCGGCCGCAGCGCCCCCGTGCGGTGCGGGCCCGAGGCGGAACGGGACGGCGGGGACTCCTCCGACGACCCTCCGGCCGATGCCGCCGAGGCGCGGAAGGAGCTGGTGGCGCAGGCGCGCAGGACCGCCGAGGAGTGCCGGGCGGCCACCGGCAAGGTGCTCCCGTACGTCGGCACCATCAACGCCTCCCGCGATCTCGACGTGCTGCGCCAGGCCCTGGGCGACCGGAAGCTGAACTACTTCGGGATCTCCTACGGCACCCGGCTGGGCGCGGTCTACGCCGCCCAGTTCCCCGGGCGCGCCGGGCGGCTGGTGCTCGACGCCGTCGACTCGCTGACGGCCGACGCCGCGCAGTCCGCGCTCGCCCAGGCCACCGCGTTCCAGAAGGGCCTGGACGCCTTCCTCGCCGACTGCGCCGCGCAGGGCGCCACCTGCCCGCTGGGCGCCACGGTCGCCGCCGTCACCGGGGCGCTGGACGACACCGTCGCCCGGCTCGACCGCACCCCGGCCAAGACCGCGTCCGGGGCCGACTTCACCGCCGCCGACCTGCGCACCTCGATCACCGACTCGCTCTACGCCGAGCAGCTCTGGCCGCTGCTCGCCCAAGGCATCGCCGATCTGCGCGCCACCGGCGACCCGGCCGCCCTCGACCGGATCAACAAGGAGTTCGCGGGCGAGGACGAGAACGGCGAGCGGGCCGCCGACGACAACAGCAGGGAGGCGCTGCTGGCGGTCAACTGCGCCGACGATCCCACGCGCGCCAAGGACCCGGCCGCCGAACTCGCCTCGCTGGAGGACAGGTTCACCAAGGCGTCACCGATGTTCGGCCCGGACCAGGTGGCCGCGGCGGTCTCCTGCACGGGCTGGCCCGCGGGCACCGACTACATCCGGCGCATCAACCGGACCGGCGCCCCGCCCGTCCTGCTCGTCGGCACCCGGGGCGACCCCGCCACCCCCTACCAGTGGGCCGGGGAGACCGCCCGCCGCCTGGGCCGGGGGGTCGTCCTGACGTACGAGGGGGAGGGGCACGGCGGCTATGCGGCGTCGCAGTGCGTCCGGGCTGCGGCCGACGCGTTCCTGCTGGCCGGGACCCTGCCCGCCGAGGGGGCGTCCTGCGCCCGCGAGACGCCCCCGGAGCACTGA
- a CDS encoding amino acid permease: protein MTTQEPQSKHARQFGLPVATALVMGNIIGGGIFLLPASVAPFGTISLLAFAVLTVGAIALALVFGRLAARLPKTGGPYVYAREAFGDFAGFLAAWSYWITTWVSNAALAVAAVGYLDVLVPLHESKAATIAAALALQWLPALANFAGTRYVGAVQLVSTVLKFAPLLLVAVGGLFFFDPANLGPFRADGQSPMGAVSASAAILLFSYLGVESAAVSAGEVRDPRRNVGRATVLGTIGAALIYLLGTLSVFGTVPHDRLVDSTAPFTDAVDTMFGGGWGGTAVAVAALVSMVGALNGWTLLSAQTPYAAARDGLFPQVFARKNRGVPTAGVLVTVVLASSLTVYNYTVGSKGVFEMLVLVTTFTATVPYLLSTAAQLYFLFSGRAHRVHGARFTRDAVLAALAAGFSLWLVAGSGYEAVYQGVLFLFAGVLVYALLAARKQARAEDADGPAPQLPAPREREDARA from the coding sequence ATGACCACGCAAGAACCCCAGAGCAAGCACGCCCGGCAATTCGGACTGCCGGTGGCGACCGCTCTGGTCATGGGCAACATCATCGGCGGCGGGATCTTCCTCCTGCCGGCGTCGGTCGCGCCCTTCGGCACCATCAGCCTGCTGGCCTTCGCGGTGCTGACCGTCGGCGCGATCGCGCTGGCACTGGTCTTCGGCCGGCTGGCCGCACGGCTGCCGAAGACCGGCGGGCCCTACGTCTACGCCCGCGAGGCGTTCGGCGACTTCGCCGGATTCCTCGCCGCCTGGTCGTACTGGATCACCACCTGGGTCTCCAACGCGGCCCTGGCCGTGGCGGCCGTCGGCTACCTCGACGTGCTCGTACCGCTGCACGAGTCCAAGGCGGCCACCATCGCGGCGGCCCTGGCCCTGCAGTGGCTCCCGGCGCTCGCCAACTTCGCGGGCACCCGGTACGTGGGCGCGGTCCAGCTGGTCTCCACGGTGCTGAAGTTCGCGCCGCTGCTGCTGGTCGCGGTCGGCGGGCTCTTCTTCTTCGACCCCGCCAACCTCGGGCCGTTCCGGGCGGACGGCCAGAGCCCGATGGGCGCGGTCTCCGCCTCCGCCGCGATCCTGCTCTTCAGCTACCTCGGCGTGGAGTCGGCCGCGGTCAGCGCCGGTGAGGTGCGCGACCCGCGCCGCAACGTCGGCCGCGCCACCGTCCTCGGCACCATCGGCGCCGCCCTGATCTACCTGCTGGGCACGCTCTCCGTCTTCGGCACCGTCCCGCACGACCGGCTGGTCGACTCCACCGCGCCCTTCACGGACGCCGTCGACACCATGTTCGGCGGCGGCTGGGGCGGCACCGCGGTCGCCGTCGCCGCCCTGGTCTCCATGGTCGGCGCCCTCAACGGCTGGACCCTGCTGAGCGCCCAGACCCCGTACGCGGCGGCCCGCGACGGACTGTTCCCGCAGGTCTTCGCCCGCAAGAACCGCGGCGTCCCGACCGCCGGAGTCCTCGTCACGGTCGTCCTCGCCTCGTCGCTGACCGTCTACAACTACACGGTGGGCTCCAAGGGCGTCTTCGAGATGCTGGTCCTGGTGACCACCTTCACGGCGACCGTCCCCTACCTCCTGTCCACCGCCGCCCAGCTCTACTTCCTCTTCTCCGGCCGCGCCCACCGCGTCCACGGCGCCCGCTTCACCCGCGACGCGGTCCTGGCCGCGCTCGCCGCCGGCTTCTCGCTGTGGCTGGTCGCCGGATCCGGCTACGAGGCGGTCTACCAGGGCGTGCTGTTCCTCTTCGCGGGCGTGCTGGTGTACGCGCTGCTCGCGGCCCGCAAGCAGGCCCGGGCCGAGGACGCGGACGGCCCGGCGCCGCAGCTGCCCGCGCCGCGCGAGCGCGAGGACGCGCGCGCCTGA